The Oncorhynchus tshawytscha isolate Ot180627B linkage group LG16, Otsh_v2.0, whole genome shotgun sequence nucleotide sequence aaagccatgatgacattttctggaattttccaagctgtttataggcagtcaacttctgacccactagaattgtgatgcagtgaaataatctgtctgtaaataatagtTGGAAAAATTAgttgtcatgtacaaagtagatttcctaaccgacttgccaaaacagtCCTTCCAAAAGGATGAGAACATCAGTCATGGACACTTCATTTTTCCACTTTTCATTATTCATATTCTCATAATATTCAGTTATACATTCAAGAATATTTTCATTTTACTGTTTAAATTACAACACAACATGCATTCAGACAGCTGGATGTGTTGAGGTAATGACAAAAATAATTAATTCCTATGTTGAAATTACTCTTAGGTAGAGAACACGTTCTTCATTAtgatattttgttacattactaaatgttttttattttttaaatcattacTGCCCAAGGTGTTTTAATGGTTCCATGAGAATGACCCAGTAAACATAACATGAACGAACACAATTTTCATGGCAGGCATGCCGTATAAGCCCCCCCCTGTGCCTGCTATGTCCGCTCTCCACCGTCATAACTCTGCTGTTCTGTTGAAAAGATGGCGTACCCCAGAACCCACAACCCAtttgcagatgatgatgatgaggaggagcagCGCTGGTCAAGTGGGGGATTTGACGACCccccagagagggggatgagtgaGGCAGAGCGCAAGCAGAGATGCCTCCAACAGGAAGTGATGCGTACGGCCAAGTCTGCGGTTGTCAGCAGCCACCGCTCCCTGGGGCTCATCTATGAGTCGGAGAAGATCGGCGCTGAGACTGCAGAGGTAAGCCTattcattcagaaagtattcagacccccctgactttttccacattttgttacgttacagccttattctatttcAAGCGATACACAATACCTGTTTTTAATGaagaagcaaaaacaggtttttagaaatgtttgcaaaatgtttttataactgaaatatcacatttacataaatattcagaccctttactcagcactttgcagctgaaaaacattcccacatcaTAATGCTGCAACCACaatgattcaccgtagggatggtgccaggtttcctccagacgtgaagctcagctgcaggccaaagagtttaatattggtttcatcagaccagaaaatcttgtttctcatggtcagactCCTTTAGGTGCTCTTTGGCCAACTCCAAGTGGGCTattgtgtgccttttactgaggagtggcttccatctggccactaccataaaggcctgattttggtggagttctgcagagatggttgtcctccttgaaggttctcccacctccacagaggaactctggagctctgtcagtgaccatttgTGTTCTTTGCCACGTCCCTGactaggcccttctccccctattgcccAGTTTGgacgggtggccagctctaggatgcTGTACCTCGGGGAAAAGTCACCCTGGAGCATCTGTATTATCAAAGTCCAGCATTGTTAGATGTATTTCTCCATGGTTTTTGGCCCACTGTAAAGAGTAATACAGCCAAGTGAATTTGATAACACTGATTTCCTCTCTGTGTCCATCCGTAGGAGCTGATGCGTCAGGGGGAGGCTCTGAAGAGGACCGAGAGGATGGTGGACAACATGGGCCAAGACCTGAAAACCAGCCAGAAACACATCAACAGCATTAAGAGTGTGTGGGGAGGCCTTGTCACTTACTTTAAGGCCAAGCCTGAGACCACCAAGTCCCTGCCAGAAGAACCTGTTGTCTACCAAGCCAGCAGCAAGTAATGCCCAGTCCCTCCCTGCTTATTCCTACCTCAATCTCTTTACTCTGGCATGTGCTGTTGCTATATACAATGCTAGTGAACAACTTTTCATGGGATATCCCAAACATTCCACCATCAGTAGCCCCTTGTTGACTGAGTATTTAGGCTATCCGCAGTGATACTATCATGGTTTCTGCCATGTTGCCCATTCAAGAGGTGTAAGATGGTGGTAGAGGGCTTATTCTTACACTGTCAGTCTTTACTTTTTATGTGTTCAAGTCTGATTAAACTGTGAAGTGTGTAATGTATTTGGTCAAAGATCATCCTGCCTTGAGTCTctgactgtatgtgtatgtgttagATTGCAGAATGCCATGTCTCACAGTAAGGAGCATGAAGGCAAGTACCAGGCCAGTCACCCCAACCTGAGGAAGTTGGACATTGGAGGTAAGGCCACAAACCTCAGCCACAAAATAATATCTCCTTTGTCATCCCTTGTTCCCTTTTAGTTGGTCAACTTGGTACAACACAGTTATGAGGAGTTTGTGTGCTTAGAGCCCTCTACTGAAGAATATTATAATTACGCTTGACAAGGCCAGTGAACACCATGCCTCACTCCCCATGGAGTCTGCCAGAGGACTGGACAACATGCCTTTATTTTCCTCATATTGtaataggtcatatttcatagaaatctggaacaCTTGGCAGCTACTTTAAGCAAAAGGATAATTTTCTGTCAATGACATCTCCTCCTGTGTGTGGTGTAGGTTTCGACGCATTTGCATCAGATGACAGCTCATCTAGTCAAAATGGCTACCCTGCAAACAGACAACTTAGAGCCGCCCACCAGACCCTGGACAACAATTTAGGTAAGAGCCTTCCAGGACCTATGGGAAATAACAATTACATTTGTCTTAATTTTATTCATAACTTTTAATGGCGATCAACAACAAAAGAATCCAACTCCTTATCAGCAGTAACATCTGTTTTTGTGTGAAGCCGAAGGCAAATTTCCGCATATTGtggagaattaaaaaaaaaaaattctaatttTAATGAACCCCTGTTTTCTTGAACTGCTCCAGATGAGATGTCCCTGGGCCTGGGAAGGTTAAAGAACCTAGGACTGGGCCTCCAATCTGAAATTGAGAATCAGGACACTTCTCTGGACAATCTGCTGGGTAAAGTGGACAAGCTGGACCTCAAGATCAACAACACCAACCAGCAGATTAAAAACCTCAAATAATAAATCCCAAACATTCTGACTCACCGGTCAGAGACACCGGTCAACTCAACTCCCCCTTACCTGGGTTTCGCTACAAAGCAGCTCTCTGTGCACCAAGATATCTTATTCCTCTATGATAGAGTACCAATGTTATTGATACTCTAATGAATGATATTCAGTTCCTCAAACAGCTCCATATAAATGCATAGACCACCCTGTTCTTGACGATTTATGATTTGTTATCTTGTGATTTTTTTAGAAAGGAAGGATCTCTGTGAGTAGGACCTGTGTAGTGGGTTTAAAGGGTAGTTGAGATAAGTGTTAATGGTCTGTTATTGTTGCCCTCAGTTTGCATCGTGGTAAGTTGCATTTTAATTTAGTTTGGTAAGTAAATTAATTCAATTTCAACTCAAAGCGAGGGATCCTCTTTGAAAACAAAGTGCCACTTGCATTCATGAATTGAATTTGAAAGGGTCTACTGacttgactgaattgaaatgctATTGACCCCAACCTTGATCGCTGTGTCCAGAAGCCAGAAAAATTAATTGAGTGGTGCTTGTATGAAACTGGAATGTCAACTGTGGTATGTATGCTGTCCGCTGCCTGTTGATTAGATAATTCATATCCTATTTGTAACTTTTTGAGATGACATACCCACAGAACTCAAATGAATGATTCATTACATTTCATTAGACTCACCCA carries:
- the snap29 gene encoding synaptosomal-associated protein 29, producing MAYPRTHNPFADDDDEEEQRWSSGGFDDPPERGMSEAERKQRCLQQEVMRTAKSAVVSSHRSLGLIYESEKIGAETAEELMRQGEALKRTERMVDNMGQDLKTSQKHINSIKSVWGGLVTYFKAKPETTKSLPEEPVVYQASSKLQNAMSHSKEHEGKYQASHPNLRKLDIGGFDAFASDDSSSSQNGYPANRQLRAAHQTLDNNLDEMSLGLGRLKNLGLGLQSEIENQDTSLDNLLGKVDKLDLKINNTNQQIKNLK